A region of Paenibacillus sp. JNUCC-31 DNA encodes the following proteins:
- a CDS encoding putative quinol monooxygenase gives MIIIHAHLQVKPDQEQAFLDATKVLITATRKEEGNISYDLAKSTEREHHYTMIELWKDEAATASHNTSEHFQTFVQQAAAFMAAPMNVEVFAGEAVKH, from the coding sequence ATGATTATCATTCACGCTCACTTGCAAGTTAAACCAGATCAGGAACAAGCTTTTTTGGACGCAACGAAAGTGCTGATCACTGCAACACGCAAGGAAGAAGGCAACATCAGCTATGATCTCGCTAAAAGTACAGAACGCGAACATCATTACACGATGATTGAGTTATGGAAAGACGAGGCCGCTACAGCTTCCCACAACACAAGCGAACATTTCCAGACTTTTGTACAACAAGCAGCAGCATTCATGGCCGCTCCAATGAACGTTGAAGTATTCGCTGGAGAAGCGGTTAAACATTAA
- a CDS encoding nitroreductase family protein has product MSTIQSTFQKTNDFNEITYGRRSVKLYDPEVKISREEMTEILAEASRAPSSVNMQPWRFLVVDTAEGKEKLAPLAKFNQNQVLTSAAVIGVFIDMNNAEHMDEIFSKAVELGYMPQEVKDMQMKAVKPYYDNMPASALRDVNLIDAGLASMQLMLAARAHGYDTNPIGGYEKDHIAETFGMDKDRYQPVMLISIGKSAKEGHPSYRLPVEKITTWA; this is encoded by the coding sequence TTAACGAAATTACCTACGGCCGCCGGTCTGTAAAACTATACGATCCTGAAGTGAAAATCAGCCGTGAAGAAATGACAGAAATTCTGGCAGAAGCTTCACGCGCACCTTCTTCGGTTAATATGCAGCCATGGCGTTTTCTGGTCGTAGATACGGCTGAAGGGAAAGAAAAGCTTGCTCCCCTTGCCAAATTCAATCAGAATCAAGTACTGACTTCTGCCGCTGTTATTGGTGTGTTCATTGACATGAACAATGCGGAACATATGGACGAAATCTTCAGCAAAGCGGTTGAGCTTGGTTACATGCCACAAGAAGTCAAAGATATGCAAATGAAAGCTGTTAAACCTTACTACGATAACATGCCCGCTTCTGCTCTTCGCGATGTCAATCTGATTGACGCAGGTCTGGCTTCCATGCAATTGATGCTGGCTGCACGTGCTCATGGGTATGATACTAACCCAATCGGTGGTTATGAGAAAGATCACATTGCTGAAACTTTCGGTATGGATAAAGATCGTTACCAACCAGTAATGTTAATCTCGATCGGTAAATCGGCCAAAGAAGGTCATCCTTCCTACCGTCTTCCTGTTGAGAAAATTACGACTTGGGCATAA
- a CDS encoding FecCD family ABC transporter permease encodes MTTMSTRIRKQRLILFVCLLLILITAVVGMSWGYSSLSFKRVIPVLFGQGTFKEDFVLFSVRLPRIFITLLAGMALALSGSILQSVTRNDLADPGIIGINSGAGVAVAIFFLYFPIEPGTFVYMLPLAAFIGALLTAALIYMFSFSRTKGLDPIKMVLVGVGFSMALSGIMIVIISSAERSKVDFIAKWISGNIWGADWPFIWALLPWLIVLIPLTLFRTRRLDLMGLNEETAIGVGLKLERERLVLMVIAVAAAASAVSVTGGIAFIGLMAPHMAKALVGPRNSLFIPVAVLLGGWLLLIADTVGRNLVDPDGIAAGIMVSLIGVPYFVYLLLKK; translated from the coding sequence ATGACGACGATGTCTACGCGAATTCGTAAGCAACGACTAATTCTGTTCGTGTGTTTGCTGCTGATCCTCATCACGGCTGTGGTAGGTATGAGCTGGGGGTATTCCTCATTGTCCTTCAAAAGGGTAATTCCGGTGTTATTCGGCCAAGGTACATTTAAAGAGGATTTTGTTCTGTTTTCGGTCCGATTACCCCGAATTTTTATTACATTACTGGCCGGTATGGCGCTTGCGCTGTCAGGCTCCATTTTGCAGAGTGTTACGCGTAATGACTTGGCCGATCCAGGTATCATCGGGATCAACTCCGGTGCAGGCGTAGCCGTTGCGATCTTCTTTCTGTATTTCCCGATCGAACCTGGTACGTTCGTCTATATGCTGCCGTTAGCTGCTTTTATAGGAGCATTGCTGACTGCGGCGCTCATCTATATGTTCTCCTTTAGCCGGACCAAGGGACTTGATCCCATAAAAATGGTGCTGGTCGGGGTTGGATTCTCAATGGCGCTGTCAGGCATCATGATCGTCATCATATCTTCGGCGGAACGTTCCAAGGTCGACTTTATTGCCAAATGGATATCCGGAAACATATGGGGGGCAGACTGGCCATTCATTTGGGCTTTGCTGCCTTGGCTGATTGTATTAATCCCGCTTACTTTGTTCAGAACAAGAAGACTTGATCTCATGGGACTGAACGAAGAAACAGCGATCGGAGTGGGGTTGAAGCTGGAGCGGGAACGCTTGGTACTCATGGTGATTGCCGTTGCCGCTGCGGCTTCTGCTGTATCGGTAACTGGTGGAATCGCGTTTATCGGTTTGATGGCTCCTCATATGGCCAAAGCGTTGGTCGGTCCACGTAACTCGTTATTCATACCTGTTGCTGTTCTACTTGGAGGCTGGCTTCTATTAATTGCCGATACGGTTGGGCGCAACCTGGTTGATCCTGATGGAATTGCAGCAGGAATTATGGTCTCCTTAATCGGTGTGCCGTATTTTGTCTATTTATTATTGAAGAAATAA
- a CDS encoding NAD(P)-dependent alcohol dehydrogenase — MKAIVCTKYGSPDVLKLMDIAKDSPKNREIQIKIHATTVTSGDCRVRGFKSPLLYWIPMRLFLGISKPRNSVLGVELAGEVVAIGEDVRRFKKGDQVYALNGMRFGAHAQYICLSEEAPVALKPVNATYEEAAAIPFGGTTALHFLRKGKIQSGQKVLIYGASGAVGTAAVQLANHFGSEVTGVCSGANAGLVRSLGAHHVIDYTMENFAEKGQRYDLIFDAVGKISKAQCRKSMESGGRYVTVDGQGIAKVSEKDLLLLKELTEAGAIRSVIDRRYPLEQIADAYHYVEKGHKKGNVIITVGHEG, encoded by the coding sequence ATGAAAGCTATCGTATGTACCAAATATGGATCACCAGATGTCCTTAAGCTCATGGACATTGCCAAAGATTCCCCCAAGAATCGGGAAATACAAATTAAAATCCACGCAACCACGGTAACATCCGGGGACTGTAGGGTCCGAGGTTTCAAGAGTCCGTTATTGTACTGGATTCCCATGCGTCTGTTTCTTGGCATCAGCAAACCGAGGAATTCAGTTCTGGGTGTGGAGCTGGCAGGAGAGGTTGTAGCTATAGGCGAAGATGTCAGAAGATTCAAGAAAGGTGATCAGGTGTATGCATTAAACGGAATGCGATTTGGTGCACATGCGCAATATATATGTCTGTCCGAAGAGGCACCAGTTGCTCTTAAACCAGTTAACGCGACATATGAGGAAGCCGCAGCCATTCCGTTTGGCGGAACAACTGCGCTACATTTTTTGCGAAAAGGAAAGATCCAGAGCGGACAAAAGGTTCTGATTTATGGTGCTTCAGGAGCGGTAGGCACGGCCGCTGTCCAGCTAGCCAACCATTTTGGATCAGAAGTTACTGGAGTGTGCAGCGGAGCAAATGCCGGGTTGGTGAGATCGCTTGGAGCACATCACGTTATCGATTATACGATGGAAAATTTCGCTGAAAAAGGCCAACGTTATGATTTGATTTTTGATGCTGTAGGGAAAATTTCAAAAGCTCAATGCAGGAAATCAATGGAGTCCGGCGGTAGATATGTAACCGTGGATGGGCAAGGCATTGCCAAGGTAAGTGAAAAGGACTTGTTGCTCCTCAAAGAGCTGACAGAAGCCGGAGCCATCCGGTCAGTTATCGATCGACGGTACCCGTTGGAGCAAATTGCCGATGCGTACCACTATGTGGAGAAAGGACATAAAAAGGGGAATGTAATTATTACGGTTGGACATGAGGGCTGA
- a CDS encoding helix-turn-helix domain-containing protein has protein sequence MNNSEWAESYFPIYTADGIQSLYSTSTMPIHRIHENLTVLLAVSSGKGSLHLENHMYELTDGMVLLIPAKSDVVIQGDPTHPLHIYTLSISTQEQKGSLPMEAMGRSSVLTAGTHIEFYEPAIAAQLEELYMYRLPGNEVRHMRNQILFHQVLMSLLERMEARYIASEQPSMERSIAFMENHFSEKITTEGLSEIAGVSRSHYSTLFKQLTGFSPIEYLSRLRVHRAKELLINESASLREIALKVGYKDEFYLSRRFKQQTGESPSGYTRQKPFQRVAVWCAPYASHMMLLGLEPTIIISESSEYVSTEGMPSPQTIRFIHSDSSPELVKSALLEANIELIIAANLHLTLNELSPERLRYIAPIAEIPWMELGWKEHLRLIAQAIQRREQAEQWLSEFEREEQQAREAIQQSQIVNETLTILVIKPDSLQIYGIRNVGYVMYQSLGLRPPAKIAQEIQRYGDQFHSISILLSELQDYEGTRMLVIVFPDEKGSKAHSEVIFNSEHWKGLEAVKQNRIYDLEQEEWVPYNPVSIRLQLRRAVSLWTSIQ, from the coding sequence ATGAACAACTCGGAATGGGCAGAGTCCTATTTTCCAATATATACAGCAGACGGCATTCAATCATTGTATAGTACGTCAACCATGCCTATACATAGAATCCACGAGAACCTGACCGTTCTGTTGGCCGTTTCAAGTGGTAAGGGTTCACTTCATCTCGAGAATCACATGTACGAACTCACCGATGGTATGGTACTGCTTATTCCAGCGAAAAGTGATGTTGTTATACAGGGGGATCCGACGCATCCTCTTCATATATACACCCTCTCCATTAGTACGCAAGAACAGAAGGGGTCACTACCCATGGAAGCCATGGGACGGTCTAGTGTGCTTACAGCAGGAACCCATATTGAGTTTTATGAACCTGCGATTGCAGCACAGCTTGAGGAGCTGTATATGTATCGTTTACCTGGCAACGAAGTCAGACATATGCGCAACCAGATTCTGTTTCATCAAGTTCTGATGAGTCTGTTGGAGCGAATGGAAGCAAGATACATTGCGAGTGAGCAGCCATCCATGGAACGCAGCATTGCATTTATGGAGAACCATTTTAGTGAGAAAATAACAACCGAAGGACTTTCCGAAATTGCAGGGGTCAGTCGCTCTCACTACTCCACTCTATTTAAGCAGCTAACTGGATTTTCGCCTATTGAATATCTTTCGCGCCTGCGTGTTCACCGGGCCAAAGAGTTATTGATTAACGAGTCCGCTTCACTTCGTGAGATTGCGCTGAAGGTTGGATACAAGGATGAATTTTATCTCAGCCGCCGCTTCAAGCAGCAGACAGGAGAAAGTCCTTCAGGTTATACGCGCCAAAAGCCATTTCAACGTGTAGCTGTGTGGTGTGCACCGTATGCGAGCCATATGATGTTACTTGGCTTGGAGCCAACGATTATCATCTCGGAAAGCAGCGAATATGTGAGTACAGAGGGGATGCCCTCCCCTCAAACCATACGTTTTATCCATTCCGACAGTTCACCTGAGCTAGTAAAATCTGCTCTGCTGGAAGCTAATATTGAACTCATTATCGCAGCAAATCTGCATCTGACCCTTAATGAATTAAGCCCTGAACGCCTGCGATATATCGCCCCTATTGCCGAAATACCATGGATGGAGCTCGGTTGGAAAGAGCATCTGCGTTTGATTGCACAGGCGATTCAGAGAAGAGAACAGGCAGAACAATGGCTTTCGGAATTTGAAAGGGAGGAACAGCAGGCACGGGAAGCCATTCAACAAAGCCAGATTGTGAATGAGACGCTGACCATTCTTGTCATAAAACCAGATAGCTTACAAATATATGGAATCAGAAATGTCGGATATGTGATGTATCAATCGCTCGGATTACGTCCTCCGGCCAAGATTGCCCAGGAAATACAGAGGTATGGCGATCAATTTCATTCGATCTCTATCCTACTATCCGAACTACAAGATTACGAGGGCACTCGTATGCTCGTCATAGTTTTTCCAGATGAAAAAGGGTCAAAGGCCCACTCAGAAGTTATATTTAACTCGGAACACTGGAAAGGACTCGAGGCTGTGAAGCAAAATCGGATCTATGATCTAGAGCAGGAAGAATGGGTACCCTACAATCCGGTTTCCATTCGTTTGCAGCTCCGACGAGCTGTATCCTTATGGACGAGCATTCAATAA
- a CDS encoding LysM peptidoglycan-binding domain-containing protein — MDRGFGGGFGRPFFRPFPHPFFPRRFLFPFFFFSPFFFPFFRDGNSDDMLFAQHSCHPGDTLASIGHKYNMPHSILEEANPHLANPSQLSPGEIVYIPRISNMMCQKTYSEMPTSIQQQTMQHGQKA, encoded by the coding sequence ATGGATCGTGGATTTGGAGGAGGGTTCGGGCGTCCTTTCTTTCGACCGTTTCCCCATCCGTTTTTCCCCCGTCGTTTCTTGTTCCCTTTCTTCTTCTTTTCACCCTTTTTCTTCCCATTCTTTAGGGATGGTAATTCAGACGACATGTTATTCGCGCAACATAGCTGCCATCCAGGTGACACACTTGCCTCGATCGGCCATAAATATAACATGCCTCATTCCATTCTAGAGGAAGCTAACCCTCACCTTGCTAACCCAAGTCAATTGAGCCCAGGAGAAATCGTGTATATCCCGCGCATATCAAACATGATGTGCCAAAAGACATATTCAGAGATGCCTACTTCCATACAACAACAGACGATGCAGCATGGACAAAAAGCATAA
- a CDS encoding FecCD family ABC transporter permease — translation MKNKRLPFRFATKLLGSVLVLIVCFIIAMMFGAEETTFRNLWLTLTSATKNDNILILREIRLPRELAAMLIGAALAVSGGIMQGITRNPLADPGLLGLTSGANMALALAFVFMPALGYFGIMVACFVGAALGAALVIVLGSMRRGSLSPIRVVLAGAAVSAFMYAISDGISIFFRISKDVSMWTSGGLIGTTWGQIQAIAPVILIGLAIVPFLSNQINILSLSDEVATGLGQKLVLVKTVLFLLVIVLTGASVALIGNMAFVGLMIPHIVRKLVGTDYRYIIPVSIFSGASFMLLAETLGRTINAPYETPVVAIASMLGLPFFLFVVRRGGKAF, via the coding sequence ATGAAAAATAAACGACTTCCTTTTCGGTTTGCAACCAAGCTGCTGGGTAGTGTACTCGTACTTATCGTGTGCTTCATCATCGCTATGATGTTTGGTGCAGAAGAAACGACATTCCGCAATCTGTGGTTGACCCTGACCTCTGCGACTAAGAACGATAATATTCTTATTCTGCGAGAGATCAGACTTCCAAGGGAACTTGCTGCCATGCTGATCGGAGCGGCTCTCGCCGTCTCCGGAGGCATCATGCAGGGCATTACTCGCAATCCACTGGCTGATCCCGGACTGCTCGGTCTGACTTCAGGTGCCAATATGGCACTCGCCCTGGCTTTTGTTTTCATGCCAGCACTCGGATATTTTGGGATTATGGTCGCTTGTTTTGTTGGTGCTGCACTTGGAGCGGCATTGGTTATAGTGCTCGGCTCGATGCGGAGGGGAAGTTTATCCCCTATTCGTGTAGTGCTGGCCGGGGCAGCGGTATCCGCTTTTATGTATGCCATCTCCGATGGCATCAGTATCTTTTTCAGAATTTCCAAGGATGTATCCATGTGGACTTCAGGAGGACTCATCGGAACAACATGGGGCCAGATTCAAGCCATTGCACCTGTCATACTGATTGGTCTAGCCATAGTCCCATTCCTATCCAACCAAATCAATATTCTTAGCCTGAGTGATGAGGTGGCGACTGGACTGGGGCAGAAGCTTGTACTCGTCAAAACAGTTCTGTTCCTGCTGGTCATCGTGCTTACCGGAGCGTCGGTTGCATTGATCGGAAATATGGCCTTTGTCGGTTTAATGATCCCCCATATTGTCCGTAAATTGGTGGGCACGGATTATCGGTATATTATACCCGTATCCATTTTTTCCGGAGCATCGTTTATGCTGCTCGCTGAAACGCTGGGTCGAACGATAAATGCACCTTACGAAACTCCTGTGGTTGCCATTGCTTCCATGCTTGGTTTACCTTTCTTCCTGTTCGTTGTGCGTAGAGGGGGCAAAGCGTTCTAA
- a CDS encoding iron-hydroxamate ABC transporter substrate-binding protein has protein sequence MRKLLVPLIFVLVLLLSACGSNSANDTTENAASNESTSSNTDSAVSSSGSDSGTFTYESETGPVEVPSHPQRVVVLTRFLTGNVMALDVPLVGVDEMSKENPNFEEKLANTEAVTDESLEKIIELNPDLIIGLSDIKNVDKLKQIAPTVTYTYGKVDFLQQQLEIGKLVNKEKEAQAWVDDFDARSKKVGEEIKAKIGANATVSVIETFNKQLYVYGEKFGRGTEILYDQFGLGMPDKVKEATKKDGFFAVSNEVLKDYMGDYVIFSKNVDEDNSFQNTETYKNIEAVKNNRVFEADAKAFYFNDPLSMEYQLEFFIQHFLGK, from the coding sequence ATGAGAAAGCTTTTGGTTCCATTAATATTTGTTCTGGTTTTATTGCTTAGCGCCTGTGGAAGCAATTCAGCCAATGATACAACGGAGAATGCTGCTTCCAACGAATCCACTTCTTCGAACACGGATTCAGCAGTTTCTTCATCCGGATCAGATTCGGGCACGTTCACTTATGAATCGGAGACAGGCCCTGTGGAAGTTCCTTCCCACCCTCAACGTGTGGTTGTGCTGACCCGATTCCTGACAGGAAATGTGATGGCACTAGATGTACCACTGGTTGGCGTGGATGAAATGTCCAAGGAGAACCCGAATTTCGAAGAAAAACTGGCGAATACAGAGGCGGTTACCGACGAAAGTCTGGAGAAAATTATTGAGCTGAACCCGGATCTGATTATCGGCCTGTCTGATATCAAGAACGTAGATAAGCTGAAGCAGATTGCACCAACCGTCACCTATACATATGGTAAGGTGGACTTCCTCCAGCAACAACTGGAGATCGGAAAGCTTGTGAACAAAGAAAAAGAAGCACAGGCTTGGGTTGACGATTTTGACGCTCGAAGCAAAAAAGTAGGGGAGGAAATCAAAGCTAAAATTGGCGCCAATGCGACTGTATCCGTTATTGAAACGTTCAATAAACAACTTTATGTGTATGGCGAAAAATTCGGACGTGGAACGGAAATACTGTATGATCAATTCGGTTTAGGCATGCCAGATAAGGTCAAGGAAGCTACCAAGAAAGACGGATTCTTTGCTGTATCGAACGAAGTACTGAAAGACTACATGGGGGATTATGTAATATTCAGTAAAAATGTCGACGAAGACAATTCGTTCCAGAATACCGAAACATACAAAAATATTGAAGCGGTGAAAAATAATCGAGTATTTGAAGCGGATGCCAAGGCATTTTACTTCAATGATCCACTCAGCATGGAATACCAGCTGGAATTCTTTATCCAACATTTTCTTGGCAAGTAA
- a CDS encoding helix-turn-helix transcriptional regulator: protein MIELLVMLQEHGHYMNLLTLDELVGLHGMSSKRFSYFFHKYTGFRPIDYVIHYRMERAGELLRSGNYLIHDVAISVGCKFGVSPSEYAHLY from the coding sequence GTGATTGAATTACTGGTTATGCTGCAGGAACATGGACATTACATGAATCTGCTGACACTCGATGAGTTAGTTGGGTTACATGGCATGAGTTCAAAGCGTTTCTCCTACTTTTTTCACAAATACACGGGATTTCGCCCCATCGACTATGTCATCCATTACCGCATGGAGAGGGCGGGGGAGCTGTTGAGATCAGGTAATTACTTGATTCATGATGTTGCAATTAGTGTTGGCTGTAAATTTGGTGTTTCTCCTTCGGAATACGCTCACCTGTATTAA